The following coding sequences lie in one Sorghum bicolor cultivar BTx623 chromosome 6, Sorghum_bicolor_NCBIv3, whole genome shotgun sequence genomic window:
- the LOC8066008 gene encoding thaumatin-like protein 1b, whose protein sequence is MAMAVAHLLLQLSAAAGGNGGSRNSRMVIPAILLILLQLLLFTALSVDGAASFSFTNACQHPVWVGALHGASSPPLASSGFYLAPSATSRLDAPSSGAWSGTFWARTGCGVDSTTGRFSCATADCGTGDVACQGRGPAPPVSLVEVTLAAPSSGGPDFYDVSLVDGFNVPVRVAPSGGGGDCRPAACAGDVNAMCPADLRVVASSSSGGGGVVACKSACGAYGGARYCCTGQYGTPATCGPTNYSQVFKSVCPSAYSYAYDDASSTFTCSGASTYDVTFCPGS, encoded by the exons ATGGCCATGGCGGTCGCTCACCTTCTTCTCCaactctccgccgccgccggaggcaATGGaggtagcaggaacagcaggatGGTCATTCCGGCCATtctcctgattcttcttcagcttcttctcttcACAG CGCTAAGCGTGGACGGAGCGGCATCGTTCAGCTTCACCAACGCGTGTCAGCACCCGGTGTGGGTGGGCGCGCTCCACGGCGCGAGCTCGCCGCCGCTGGCAAGCTCAGGCTTCTACCTGGCGCCGTCGGCCACCTCCCGCCTCGACGCGCCGTCGTCGGGGGCATGGTCGGGCACGTTCTGGGCGCGCACGGGCTGCGGCGTCGACTCCACCACGGGCCGCTTCTCCTGCGCCACGGCCGACTGCGGCACGGGCGACGTCGCGTGCCAGGGCCGCGGCCCTGCGCCGCCGGTCTCGCTCGTCGAGGTCACGCTCGCCGCGCCGAGCAGCGGCGGGCCGGACTTCTACGACGTCAGCCTCGTCGACGGCTTCAACGTGCCGGTGCGCGTGGCGCCCTCGGGCGGCGGTGGAGACTGCCGCCCCGCGGCGTGCGCCGGCGACGTCAACGCCATGTGCCCCGCGGACCTCCGCGTCGTCGCCTCGTCGtcgtccggcggcggcggcgtcgtggcGTGCAAGAGCGCGTGCGGCGCCTACGGCGGCGCGCGCTACTGCTGCACCGGGCAGTACGGCACGCCGGCGACGTGTGGGCCCACCAACTACTCGCAGGTGTTCAAGAGCGTCTGCCCGTCGGCGTACAGCTACGCGTACGACGACGCCAGCAGCACCTTCACCTGTTCCGGCGCTTCCACCTATGACGTCACCTTCTGCCCTGGGAGCTGA